A segment of the Toxotes jaculatrix isolate fToxJac2 chromosome 2, fToxJac2.pri, whole genome shotgun sequence genome:
taatcaaaaAGAGACAATGCATCATCACTTCCAGCTGTGTGTTATGAACTAACTTAACTATCCAGTGTATTGTAGGGTCTGTGAATAAGTGTTAACAATATTTGGAGGGGGTGGCCATCAGTATTTCCACCttaagagaagaagagaaacttTAGAATGACTTGTGCAAAGAGCAGGAGACAGGGATGTGGGGAGGGGTAAGAGACTTGATGCCATGAAAGGAAAGAAGCAATAAATGACCAGATAAAGATGGATGctatgtgtttttgtgactcTTTATTTACAAGGTCTCAATCATTCTATGTtcataaaacatacagtgggtatgTACAGAAAGCATTCTGGTGCAATCACATTAAATATGTTACACCTTGACATctgtataaaaaataaactccAAGAGAAATTTTATAGTTAAACATTTATAAAGCCGCTAACTAAAAgtgttttcagtcagtgaaGACAATTTTGAGCAACAGGCACTCTCAAGGAaatatgcatattttttttaacacttgaCATTGTTTACTTTGGAGTGGTTAATCCAATAAACCAATAAATGGAAGATCTCTGACACACATATCTATGCTCCCTGCAGGTAAATCATTTATTTCTGGTTGTCAGCCACTGTGTCAGGAAGCCCTGACATCTTACACAGAGTCAGCTGAAAAACAGCTCTGCGCTCATGAGCCAACATATGTAGGATTCATTTTTTCAGTCTACAGAACTGCATGTGAGTGCGTCTGTCTTGAAGACCAAATACCATCATCTTACATTTATTTCCCACAtctctgaaaataaattttaaaaaaggggaACAATACAGTGTTTCGCAAATCAAATGCTAGATAGTTAAAATAGATGATAACGAGACTGGATCCCAAAAATAGAGGGGCGCTTAAGATGTCAGAGGAATCAGACGTGTGGATAGTGACTATAAATACACCTACGCTGTGTTtaaaagctgctgctctgctaaaacGTAACACCTATTACACCGTATCTGCAATTTAGCTCTTTATTGCAGGCTTTTGGAACAAATGGGTGTTACTGTAAGAATTAAGAGCCCCTCCCAGAGGGAATGGCCTGGCCATATCAATGACAAATATTTACATTCTATTGATTTGTTGTGGAAGACATCTGACTTTCCTTCTCTAGAGGAGCAGAAGGGCCAACTGCATTGATCAAGAATATAGACTgacaggcacatgcacacacatcgtGGCCCGTCTGCTCACAACAACACCTCTCACATGTGAGTCTCCCCTTACAGTCAACCTTTCACTCACCCTCTACTCTCTCACACAGGCTATAAATACAGACTCCTATTAGTCCAATGTTACATTCTCCCACTCAACCCCCgccccttctctgtctctcacacacacacaccacagagcaaGAGAGCTGCAATGACGTATTGCTGGCTATCTCATTAGGCAATATCATAAAAAGCCTGTTGCCACAGCAACGGCTCCCTGCatttccatggcaaccagcCGCCATGTCAAGGTGGTGCATTCTCCCCCGCTGAAGGGGGAGGAGACAATGACGACCAGTAGTCCGCAATGGAACAGCCAGCAGcctaagaggaggaggaggaggaggaagatggcgAGAGTTGGAACAGTCTGACCCCTAATGGTTACAGCTGGGTGTTGCAGGAAATATCCTGGAAAAAATGAGGGAGAATCAGGGCTAAGGATAGGCAGGTTTCAGAATATACGCCAGTAATGATAAGCAAGTAAAGCTGAAGGATCCTAGAAGTGTCATGAAAATTCACAGTGATGAACGTACAAGTATGAAGTCTGTCTGCCCCAGTCTCTTGAGAATATGAAGCACTGCATCATGAACTGTGACAAACAGCCTGCTCTTTGGGATGGACTCTGAGAAGAAACCTGCAGCTTCCAGCTGCTCCACAACACAGgctaaacagacaaaaaaaacatgcatgacaAAGAGAGACCATGAGAGGGAAAGCACTTTGTGAttagagaaataaatatttatgtttgACTGACATGTCGGACAGGGAACAATGTGGCGCCGCTGAGGCTGAGACCTTGATGCATTTATTATCTAAAGCTTCAGTGCCGTGACTCTGTATTAAGGACATTAACTTTGtccttgttttgtctgatgCGCCACTCACCTTGGCAGCCAGCTAGATAGATGTCCAAATCAATCTGCCCAAAGTCCCTGAAAAtctgggagaaaaagaaagacatcactttgtttttgtcttccttctttgaaaaaataaaaataaaaatgaacctGTATCAACACATACATTTTTCAGTGTATTCACAGTGACTGTGTCCACAAAGCTGGTTGTTGAAATGTCCAAgatgatgctgtgtgtgtctgatccGAAGGCCCTTCCCTTCTCCTCATCACCATGGTGCGACACCTGGTTGATGCTGTCATAGCCGTGGCAACCCGCGTCTGAATCTGAGTCCAGCGTGGTTGTGTCATGTTGGTAAGCCCAGTTAACTTGTCCTTTACTAAGGCCTTTTGTAGAGGACTCTGTCAGGCTTAAGGCTGCACCGTTGCCTTGACTCTGTCCCCTCAGTGCTGCAGAATCATTCCCCTCATTCATCTCTAACTCTTTCACAGACAATGTGCCATTGGAAAGGTGGCTGACTGCTTTTTTCTGCCAATAGGTTGAAAAAGTGGAAACAATTATTAGAAAAGTATCAGCTGAAATTCATAAGTTATTAGTTTCACTTAAGAAGAATTAGTATAACTTAAAGGTGTCTCTGAGTGTATCATTCAGGATATCATACTTGTTTCTTTGCCTCCTTTTtcgctttctttttctctgtctcttgtttACGCTTCAACTTCGCGTCTTGTTTCTTCTTTGCAGTCAGCAGCTTCCCGATTTCAATTCCACTCTGCACAAAAAGCCGAGCAACACATTAAAGAGGCAAAACAGAAACTGAggcgagggagagagataaTGAAAGCTATTAAGGGTGCTGCAGACGGCAGACAGGGATTACATCTTGTAATCAAACGCAGGCCAGcaagctaacacacacacatgcacccacatgTCTTGaccctcatacacacaccttctctTGTAGCGCCTCCAAGTACATCTCAGCGTTTGTGTAGTAGATAGTTGTAGATGAATGGAAGATTTTAATTCCTGGAATCTCTTTAGCCTGCAGGGACACAtcatgaagaagaagagttcAGAAACTCACCCGGTTCTGCTCTCGTTTGCACTTTCTACCTCCCCCAGGCAGTGGTgaaatgtaacaaagtatttgtacttctttaccgtacttaagtatttttttacgtatctgtactttacttaagtaaaaataataatgcatacttttgattttactccattacattttgcagctattatctgtactttctactccactacatttctacaattcatgccgttactcgttacatgttatgaacataatttcctcaaaatcttgcacgaaaaaaaaaaatagactgattgcgttgaggcgttgtttgccattgccaaccaatcaggtggctctattacctccaatgatggcGGAGCGCACATTTGGTAGCAGCAGGAGCTAGTGGATTGGCCTGATTCCGGCGAGAAGAAAAGACACGCGACATCaacatgaacccagagccaacgCCGGCTGAGCGTGAGCCTGATCCCTCCAGCTCAGAGTCAGACAGCCGCctttggccgtatttaagcaggtattgtatagttgcttgtgagcagtgacatgGGCAGAGGCATAAATGGTATAACAACATTCTTTATCCAAATTTGGGGGCGCAGTACGTTCACCACAAccgtaccacaaccgttttagtgttatttaggcttaaaattctttaataaattagggcgtggttacgttgagtgacctctccatagacaggcacaggcagttagctctttgctaaagcatcggctgggctaggcggctacatccagaggcctccagcTACCTCCAGTGGTTGGCAGGGGCTGcggtgtccgtgtttgtttgccaatgttcggataggtttttgtgacagtatggcttgttgtagtgtagactgtactaaccgaccgtctaaggagtctgtgttgcagttttttcggtaagtaaatttctcaagctattttacctggatgtttgcgctaattggCATGTGTTAGggtattttgccgctggcttatgacttaattgtcgatttatggtcgctctaaaagggtcagttcacccaaatttcAGAAAAATCCTATTTTCTCCCTCACTGTTTGTATCTAGCAATGcaaattgttttgcttttgtttgccCCATTACTGAGATATCAGTGAATGTGGATTTTGTTTCTGGAACTCACAGCATTggaaaaattacaaataaaccacaagactaagagtctactaCCCATGGTAGCAGTCCATATcgacagagaaacacgaaattgttgacatttttgcagatttattaaaaaagaaaaactgaaatatcacaccgccataagtattcagaccctttgctgtgaccctcatatatttaactcaggtgctgtccatttcttctgatcatccttgagatggttctacaccttcattggagtccagctgtgtttgattatactgattggacttgattaggaaggccacacacctgtctatataagaccttacagctcacagtgcatgtcagagcaaatgataatcatgaggtcaaatgaactgctcaggacctcagactgggccgaaggttcaccttccgacaagacaatgaccctaagcacacagctaaaataaggaaggagtggcttcaggacaactctgtgactgttcttgactgtcccagccagagccctgacttaaacccaattgagcatctctggagagacctgaaaatggctgtgtgatatttcagtttttctattttaataaatctgcaaaaatgtcaacaattacGTGTTTCtttgtcaatatggggtgctgtgtgtacattgagagaaaaaaaatgaacttaaatgactttagcaaatggctgcaatataacaaagagtgaaaaatgtaagggggtgtgaatactttccgtacccactgtatatcCACAGTGGTGCTTTCAAAGGTCAGGAGATCACCATGTCAAATTGATCCTCTGTGGATCATGAACGTCTTTACTAAATTTAATGTCAATCCATCCGATATTTGTTGAGATTTTTCAGTCTAGATCAAAGTGATGGACCAAACCTGCAATCCCCAGAGCCATCCCATTagtatggcaaaaaaaaaaaaattaaacagcaatATAAAATTACTTTCTACTGAGGAGATGAAAACTGTTGTCAAGGAGCTCTGTAGATTATTAACTGTTGGAGATACGTTCACCACCATTTTATGGTGTGGCGGTAGACTTCTCAGAGCAAGATAACTCAgaaactgttaaaataaaaccaaagctatCTACATGGCTAAATAGCACAAGAGGCAAGAAAGAAATTATGAATTATCATTTGAGTGACTTGACCCTTTAACtttctgtggctgaaaatggtATTGAGCATCAATGAAAGATTCTTACCTCCTTGTAGGAGTCTGTGTCCAGATACAAGTCAGTGCCTGGCACGCGGCCCAAGATAGAGTAACGGGGTCTGAAAggtattaaaatgacaaaattacaGCAAGAGCTGCCCTTCAGTTCTGGGAAAATCTCATCTGAATCTCttattgtgtttgtatatataaAGTTAGCAATTAATAATTAGTGGTGTGTACTTACAGTTGTGTTCTGAAGATGAATATGAGCATGGAAAAGCCAATGGAGACAGCCAGACCCAGGTCCAGGTTGAGCAGGATGGTGCTTGTAAATGTTACCAGCCACACCAGCTAGAGGGCAGTATACACACCGACAGTCAGTGGGGTCAACAGTGTTGAAAGGTTCACACAGTATTTAACTGAGCAGAATGACTCTTAAAGAGGATTTAGTCGTACCAGATCAGCCTTGTTGGTCTTCCACAGCATAGGCACGTCCATGAACTGCTTAAACATTCCTTTCAAATTCACAAACACTATTGTAGATAAGACAGCctggggaacacacacacacagttgtattTGCATGTACCCACAGCCTTATTGGTTATTAAACTGTCTgccaggagaggaggaggctgttACCTTGGGGAGATCTTCAAAGAGAGCACCTATTTTCAAAACCGTGATCAGCACAATGATGGATGAAATCACGCCTGCAACctgacaaaaaacacacacacacacacacttattatACAGTAAATGGTCTCAAGTTGAAGATAGGAAAGATGTAATCCAGTACTGGTATTTGTGCTGTTTGTgcacatatgtgtatgtgtgtttacctgtgtctTGCCCCCTGTGCTCTCCTGGACGAGACTGCGAGACAAAGACGAAGTCACAGAGTAACACTGAAAGAATCCGCCAACTGTGTTACTAAGACCCAGAGCAACCAACtcctgaaaaagagaaacagtaaGACAGGCTCAGTTTGAAGTAAATGTAGTAATTACATGTGCATTTAGGCTGAAACACAGATGACCTTTAATACTAATCCTGACTTTTGATGCCATTGGTAACAAGGCCTTCCATGTCTGGAGTCTGTGACCTTCAGGTCAATAACATTAGTGCACTGTTTTTGATGGCCATGTCAACACATCATCGCCACTGCGAGAGCAGTGCTAAGCATATTTAAGACACACTTGATTGCATAAAGCTTGTTGGGCATTAATGATTTAGCAGGCCAGCTCTTAGAGGCTGTGAGTGCTCCCAGCCCATCTCTCTCCAGAGTATAACAATCCTAGTCACATGCCTCTGCAAGAGTGCGCATGTGTGAATACTGTAAGTCTGTGTGTTACAGACAATAACATGCACGTGCATGTAAAAACGGAACTGGAGAGAAAGCACAAGCTTTGCCTTTCTGCGTATCAATTTTCAGGGGAGCATTAATGGTTTTTCAGATAAAGTGATGGCATAAGCTGGTTCACCAGAAAGTATTTGCATCTCCATGACAGAAGGGAGCGATAAAATAACTTTCTGTAGTATCTGTGGTCTCATTCATACCTACATGTTTCATACAGGTTTCATTCTAACATTTAATCACATCACATTAACCTTTGTCAGATGAAAAACCAAGTGAATTTCAATAGCTATTCCATTGTGAGGTGAATTCTGGATGGCTTTGTTGTATGATGTACGAGGCATTACGAAAGTGCACTTGTGTAATTACTGGCATTAATGCATCTTTGGCTAACTCCTCAAGAGATTTAGGCAATCTAATTTCAGTCTGTCATAATCCAGACACTGATGGTGCATCAAATGACTTGTAGATGGAGGCTATGGAGAAATAAGAGgaacatttttcattaaaatgtgctgtataaaatatggaaaatcatTTCTCAAGTGGAAAATTGCTATTTGTAAACAATGCTCTTGAGAAATAGtgccacacatacagtaaaacgAATATATGttctttaacatttaaaaacaagagACAGTAGCTATTGAAAAACCACTGAAACCATTTTTGTTATTGcttctgtcacactgtcatggctgcAGTCTCAGTCTGAGATGAAGGAATATATTGCTTTTGTACTTCGTGCCAAATGGACTGAGCACCAGGAAAAAatatgctcagaaaaaaaaaagcataggtCTGTTAAGTTATTCATGGCTGTGCTACTTGGGAGCAGCTTGATCCAGGACAACCTGAATCATTTTTCCATGGATGTGACCGATATGACTAACTGTGAGTGAGAGGAGGGTAAAGTCTAATATTAGGCCAAGGTTCGGCTCTTCCCTGTTAGCAGTGAGTCAGGCAGGAACAGGGACTCCAAGTATAACTCTCACACTTATTTGTGAGAACcacagcatgtctgtgtgtctatgccTCACCTGGTTGCTATCCACCTTGTAGCCATGTTTGAGGGCAAATGTTTTGCCAAGGGAAATGTTGATGGCATAGCCCACAATGGCCACAGCAAAGGCGTCACCTATCACCTTTGTGAACAAAGAGGTATCTGGAGCTCGAGGGGCCTTGAGcctggagaaggagaaaaaggtgAATGGTTAAGGTTTTTAATCACTGTTACCAGGTACAGCAGAAAGAGTCCTGACACACAGGCAGCTCTACAAACAGCTGAAGGCATTAGGACTGCTCACATTTTACCCCGAGGCTGTTAAAACCTCTTGACATTAAAAGAAATTTATCTCACTGGCTTCATGCGAGACTGAATGTTGGCTAACCTTTTCCTGACTAGTGGTCCTGCACTTTTAGCTGTGGCATGCTGTGGCCTCTTGTTATTGTTACAGACTTAATGGTAGCACTTGCTGCAGCTGGCAAACACATTAACCTTTTCAATAATTTAGCAGCACACCCAACCTGCAaccattgttttaaaaaaaaacagaatgccATGACTATCACATTTAAAGCAAATACAAGAAAAGCAAATAATCTGCTATTATATCCTCTGTTTACATATCCCTGTTTTATGCCTTCTGGGGAAACTCAGCTCACTTACTGACTTTTCCTCCAAAGGAGCTTTTCCTGGAACAGAAGTTCTGTAGAAACTCACACACTGTGACTCTGTTTCTTTGTATGCTGTGCTATTTTGTCTTATCAACAGCTCTGCATATCGGATAAGCAGGAAATATGGGGCTTTTCTGTCTTGTAAACAGCTTTGCACAAACAGCTGTCCTCAGACTCACCTCGCCCCTCTTgtccccctgccccccccccttctcttttcttctttttttgtcaacaaaagtacactcacatttcaaacacacagatgaactTACCCACTGGGTATCTCTCCAACCACATCAATGCTGTATGTACTCCTAAGTCCACAGAAGTGGGTGATGATTGTTGCTGCTATGATCTGTTGGAGACGTATGTGAGGTAAATCATCACTTTAAGGCCTTACAGCCCCTCTTTTTTTGCAAGAGTAAAACAAGGTCAACAGTCCCTCAGTAT
Coding sequences within it:
- the si:ch211-117c9.2 gene encoding solute carrier family 26 member 6, yielding MEMRSCSSRDYFVQREVLDELRLDEVAQKGTWSTKPTLGERVKESLRCSVPRLKRTVVNWVPVLGWLPQYSIRENAIGDLISGCSVGIMHLPQGMAYALLASLRPVFGLYTSLYPVLVYFIFGTSRHISIGTFAVISIMIGTVTERLAPDSNFIVNGTNGTESVNVDAQDAMRVQIACSLTVLAGIFQIVLGVVRFGFVVTYLSEPLVRGYTTGSACHVCVSQLKFLFGVTPSRFTGPLSLIYTLVDVCRLLPQTKVPELVVSLVALAVLIVVKEINTCYRQKLPLPIPIELIVIIAATIITHFCGLRSTYSIDVVGEIPSGLKAPRAPDTSLFTKVIGDAFAVAIVGYAINISLGKTFALKHGYKVDSNQELVALGLSNTVGGFFQCYSVTSSLSRSLVQESTGGKTQVAGVISSIIVLITVLKIGALFEDLPKAVLSTIVFVNLKGMFKQFMDVPMLWKTNKADLLVWLVTFTSTILLNLDLGLAVSIGFSMLIFIFRTQLPRYSILGRVPGTDLYLDTDSYKEAKEIPGIKIFHSSTTIYYTNAEMYLEALQEKSGIEIGKLLTAKKKQDAKLKRKQETEKKKAKKEAKKQKKAVSHLSNGTLSVKELEMNEGNDSAALRGQSQGNGAALSLTESSTKGLSKGQVNWAYQHDTTTLDSDSDAGCHGYDSINQVSHHGDEEKGRAFGSDTHSIILDISTTSFVDTVTVNTLKNIFRDFGQIDLDIYLAGCQACVVEQLEAAGFFSESIPKSRLFVTVHDAVLHILKRLGQTDFILDISCNTQL